Below is a genomic region from Pseudomonas svalbardensis.
CACCCTCAACGACGGCTTCGGCGCGGTGACCATCGGTTCGGTCGAGAAGTACATCACCGACACCGCGTTCGCCATGGGCTGGCGCCCGGACATGTCCAAGGTCATACCGACCGGCAAGCGTGTTGCGGTGATCGGCGCAGGCCCGGCGGGCCTGGGCTGTGCCGACGTGCTGGTACGCGGCGGCGTGACCCCGGTGGTGTTCGACAAGAACCCGGAAATCGGCGGTCTGCTGACCTTCGGCATCCCCGAGTTCAAGCTGGAAAAGACCGTGCTGAGCAATCGCCGCGAAGTCTTCACCGGCATGGGCATCGAGTTCCGTCTGAACACCGAAGTGGGCAAGGACGTGACTGTCGAGCAACTGCTCGAAGAATACGATGCCGTGTTCATGGGCATGGGCACCTACACCTACATGAAGGGCGGCTTTGCCGGTGAGGATTTGCCGGGCGTGCATGACGCGCTGGATTTCCTGATCGCTAACGTCAACCGCAACCTGGGCTTTGAAAAGTCGCCGGAAGATTTCGTCGACATGAAAGGCAAAAAGGTGGTGGTACTGGGTGGCGGCGACACGGCGATGGACTGCAACCGTACTTCGATTCGCCAGGGCGCCAAGTCGGTGACCTGTGCTTATCGTCGTGACGAAGCGAACATGCCGGGCTCGCGCAAAGAGGTGAAGAACGCCAAGGAAGAAGGCGTGAAATTCCTCTACAACCGCCAGCCGATCGCGATCGTCGGTGAAGACCGCGTCGAAGGCGTGAAGGTGGTCGAGACCCGTCTCGGCGAACCGGACGCCCGTGGCCGTCGCAGCCCCGAGCCGATCCCGGGTTCCGAAGAGATCATCCCGGCCGACGCCGTGGTCATCGCGTTCGGTTTCCGTCCGAGCCCGGCGTCGTGGTTCGAACAGCACAGCATCCAGACCGACAGCCAGGGCCGCGTTGTGGCCCCGGAGCAAGGTCAGTACAAGCACCAGACCAGCAACCCGAAAATCTTCGCCGGTGGCGACATGGTTCGCGGTTCTGACCTGGTGGTAACGGCGATCTTCGAAGGCCGCAATGCCGCCGAAGGGATCCTGGATTACCTGGGCGTTTAACCACACGACGGAAAAACCTGTGGGAGCGAGCCTGCTCGCGATAGCGGTAGATCAGTCAGCAGAGATGTTGAATGTGAAGCCCTCATCGCGAGCAGGCTCGCTCCCACATTGGTTTCAGGGTGTTACCAAGAACGGTATTCCATTGCGACAAATTGACCCGATAGACAAAAGGCACGGCTCTTGCCGTGCCTTTTGCGTCGCGCTCTGAGAAAATGCCCGCACTTTTTTTCCGGATGCCGACATGACTGCCCTGAAGAACGACCGTTTCCTTCGCGCCCTGCTCAAGCAACCCGTAGACGTCACGCCTGTCTGGATGATGCGTCAGGCCGGTCGCTACCTGCCGGAATACCGCGCCAGCCGTGCCAAGGCCGGCGACTTCATGAGCCTGTGCATGAACCCGGAGTTCGCTTGCGAAGTCACGATGCAGCCGCTCGACCGCTACCCACAACTGGACGCGGCGATCCTGTTCTCCGACATCCTGACCATCCCCGATGCCATGGGCCAGGGCCTGTACTTCGAAACCGGTGAAGGTCCGCGCTTCAAGAAAGTCATCAGCACCCTGGCTGACATCGAAGCTCTGCCGATTCCTGATCCGCACAAAGACCTCGGCTACGTCATGGACGCGGTCAGCACCATCCGCCGCGAACTGAACGGCCGCGTGCCGCTGATCGGCTTCGCCGGCAGCCCATGGACCCTGGCCACCTACATGGTCGAAGGCGGCTCGTCGAAAGACTACCGCAAGACCAAAACCATGCTCTACGACAACCCGCAAGCCTTGCACCTGCTGCTGGACAAGCTCGCGCAGACGGTCACCAGCTACCTCAACGGCCAGATCATGGCCGGGGCGCAAGCGGTGCAGATCTTCGATAGTTGGGGCGGCAGCCTTTCGGCGGCGGCGTACCAGGAGTTCTCCCTGGCTTACATGCGCAAAATCGTCAGCGGCCTGATCCGTGAACACGAAGGTCGCAAAGTGCCGGTGATTCTGTTCACCAAGAACGGCGGCCTGTGGCTCGAAAGCATTGCCGACGCAGGCGCTGATGCGCTCGGCCTGGACTGGACCTGCGACATCGGCAACGCCCGTGATCGCGTCGGCAGCAAAGTCGCCCTGCAAGGCAACATGGACCCAACCGTGCTGTATGCCAAGCCAGAAGCCATTCGCACCGAAGTCGGCCGCATCCTCGCCAGCTACGGCAAAGGCAGCGGCCACGTGTTCAACCTCGGCCATGGCATCACGCCTGAAGTCGACCCGGAACACGCTGGCGCCTTCCTGCGCGCGGTGCATGAACTGTCGGCGCAGTATCACGAGTGATGTGACGGACTAACCAACACCCGACTTCTCTGTGGGAGCGAGCCTGCTCGCGAAGGCGGTCTGTCAGCCAACGTCTCTGTTGGATGTGCCGGCCTCTTCGCGAGCAGGCTCGCTCCCACAGTTGTTTGTGGTGGAGCGAATTCAGGCCTTCACATTCTCTAACGGTGGCAACTTCGCCAGTTTCAACGCCACCAGCAGCGCAATCACCAGTAACCCGCCAATGAACAGCCCGATCCCATTCCATCCACCCATGTGCCAGAACACCCCGCCCGCCGTCCCGGCGATGCTCGACCCGGCGTAATAGCTGAACAGATAAAGCGAAGACGCTTGCCCCTTTGCCTTGATCGCACGACGCCCAATCCAGCTGCTCGCCACCGAATGGGCGCCGAAGAAGCCAAAGGTAAAGATCAACATGCCGATGATCACCACCGGCAGCGGCGTGAACATGGTCAGGGCGAGGCCGGCGATCATCAGCAGGATGGTCGCCCAGAGCACTTTGCGCCGGCCGAGTTGGTCGGCCAGGGCTCCGATTTTCGCCGAGCTGTAGATGCCCGACAGGTACACCACTGAAAGCAGCCCGACGAACGCCTGATCCATGTGATACGGCTCGGCCAGCAAGCGATAGCCGATGTAGTTGAACAGCGTGACGAACGCACCCATCAGCACAAAGGCTTCGAGGAACAGCAGCGGTAGGCCGGCGTCGCGAAAGTGCATGGTGAAACCGTCCAGCAAGCTGCGCGGATGCAGCGAGCGCGAGCGGAAGTTGCGCGACTCGGGAAGGATCTTCCAGAACACCGCTGCGGCAATCAGCGCCAGGCCACCGATGACCAGCATCGCCGTATGCCAGCTGACGAAGTCGATCAATACTCCGACAATTAATCGTCCACACATGCCGCCGATGGCATTGCCGCCGATGTACAAGCCCATGGCCAGACCGATGTGCTGTGGATGGATCTCTTCGCTCAAGTAAGTCATGGCGACTGCTGCCAGACCGCTTAATGACAGCCCTATCAGCGCCCGCATCACCAGCACGCCGTGCCAGCTCGGCATCATTGAACTGGCAATTGTGCAGAGCGCGGCGGCGAACAGCGCGGCGACCATCACCGGTTTACGCCCGATGCGGTCGGAGATGGGGCCGGTGATCAGCAGACCAATGGCGAGCATGCCGGTGGCGACCGACAGGATCAGGCTGCTCTGGGCCGCATTGATGGAGTACTCATGGGACAGCAGCGGCATCATCGGCTGCACGCAATAGAGCAGAGCAAAGGTCGCGAAGCCGCCGGAGAATAGTGCCAGCACCGTGCGCATGAACATCGGCGTGCCCTTTTCGATATAGATCTCCTTTAGTTCGGCGACAACATCGTCAACCGCTGCGGGCGGAACTTCATGGGCAAGTGGAGCGACAGCAGTTTTCACTTCGGACCTCGGAGGACGCAGCCGGTCAGGCAATGAAAAAAGCATATAGCTGCCTAATGATTCAATCCAATATATTGTTCGACCTGTTTGATAGGTTTAACGACCTAATGGAGTTTTCATGGAATTGCGTCACCTGCGCTACTTCATTGCTGTTGCCGAAGAACTGCACTTCGGCCGCGCTGCCCAGGTACTGGGCATCTCGCAACCGCCGCTGAGTCAGCAGATTCAGGCGCTGGAGCAGGAGGTGGGCGCGCGATTGTTCGAGCGCACCAATCGTCGGGTCGAGCTCAGTGAAGCCGGCCGGCTGTTTCTGGAAGAGGCGCGGCTGGTGTTGGCGCAGGTCGACAAGGCGACGGATGTTGCACGGCGGGCGCAGTTGGGTGAGCTGGGTGAACTAAAGATTGGCTTCACCTCCTCAGCTCCCTTCAACTCGACCATCCCTCAGGCGATTTTTTCGTTTCGCCAACGATTCCCGGCGGTGCACCTGAACCTGCGGGAGATGAGCAGCACCCAGGTCGCGGATGCGTTGGTGGATGAGTCGATTGAAGTCGGGATCATGCGGCCGCTTGGGTTGCCGGACTCGCTCAGCGTGGTGGAGCTGATGCGTGAGCCGCTGGTGGCGGTGCTCAGTTCGAAGCATCCGTTAGTGACCGATAGTGAGGAAGGCTTGTTTCTGTCAGCTCTGGCCCTCGAACCCTTCGTATTTTTCCCACGCAGTTATGGCAGTGGTCTGTATGCACAATTGCTCAGCCTGGCCCGGGATGCCGGTTTCAGTCCGCACTTCGCGCAAGAGGCTGGCGAGGCGATGACGATTATCGGGTTGGTGGCGGCGGGGCTGGGTGTATCCGTGCTGCCGGCGTCTTATCAGCGGATGCGCATCGAAGGGGTGGTCTATCGGCCGCTGCTCGATCCAGAGGCGGTGTCGGCGGTCTGGCTGGTGCAGCGCAAGGATCAGAAGTCGCCGATGGCCAAGGCGTTTGTGGAGTTGTTGACGCGTAAGGTTGAGCCGCTGAAGGCGTGACTGCTTCGCAGTCAATCGCGAGCAGGCTCGCTCCCACAGTGGATGGGAGGTGGAACAAAAATCGGTTCACACCGCAAATCCCTGTGGGAGCGAGCCTGCTCGCGATTGACTGCGGGTTCACCAAAAAAGGTGCAGTTGCCTATGCCATAGCGGACGCTTCGCTGAAGGATGTAGGACATTTCCGAACTACCTTGAACGGGCCACAGCGCCTTGCGGCATTGCCTACAACTACTCCAGAATCCGCCGGCTTGTGCGATTTGGGGGCCATCGGTAACTTCGTTCGCATCACTGATTTCCAGTGATCGGGTTTAGTAGCCCGGTTTTCCTTCCCAAACGAATGCACAAGCGTCGTTCAGTCAGGCATACACCTGCATTTGATGGTAGCTGTGCGCATGGCGCCCTTGGGTGCGCCGGATTTGGGTCGGTGTCCGGTCTACTAACTTGCGCACAGCTGCCACCCTTCCGTTTAGTAGCGAGACAGGTTGCGGCACTACTGACAGGAAGACCTTCCCAATGTTCAAGCCAACTCCGAACCCGCCGAATTCCGATCCGGTCACTCCATCCGAATCAACAGATTCCGAAACACGCCAACCAAGCAAAATCTTCCTCATCGCCCCCGATATCGACAACCAAACTTTGCTGGAATACGCCTGTGAATCCCTGGCATCAGCGAACGTCATGGCGAGTGATTTCGCGAGGTATCTGGAAGGATCGCAGTGCAACACACTGCTGGGGATTCAACAGTCGATCATGCTGGGAGAATTGGCGGTGAACCGGGTGCTGGATAACCTCGATCCACCCTAGTGGATACCTTGAACATCAAAAGATCGCAGCCACGGTGTTCCTACAGTGGAATGTGTACACCTGTAGGAGCTGCCGAAGGCTGCGATCTTTTGATCTTGCTTACGACCAGCGCTTAAAAATCAGCGACGTATTAACCCCGCCAAACGCAAAGTTGTTGTTCATCACGTACTGGTTGCTCATCTGGCGGAATTCGCCGCGCAGGTAATCGAGTTTGCCGCAGTGCGGGTCGACGTCGTCGAGGTTGAGGGTGTGGACGTACAGGTCGCGGTTCATCATTTCGATGCTGAACCAGGATTCCAGCGCACCGCAGGCTCCGAGGGTGTGACCGAGGAAACTCTTTTGCGAGCTGATCGGCATGTGCTCGCCGAACAACGCGCTCGTTGCCAGTGTTTCGGCAATGTCGCCCTGTTCAGTGGCCGTGCCGTGACCATTCACGTAGCCGATGTCAGAAGGCTGTAACCCGGCGTCTTCCAGGGCCAGTTCCATGGCCCTGCGCATGGTGACCTGCTCTGGGCGGGTGGCGTGCTGGCCGTCGGCGTTGCTGCCGAAACCGACGAGTTCGGCGTGGATGTGCGCACCGCGAGCCAATGCGTGTTCGAGTTCTTCGAGCACCAGCATGCCGCTGCCTTCACCGATCACCAGGCCATCGCGGCCGCTGTCGTACGGGCGTGGGGAAGTCTGCGGCGCATCGTTTTTCAGGCTGGTGGCGTAGAGCGCATCGAAGACCATCGCTTCGGTGGGGCACAGTTCTTCGGCACCGCCGGCGAGCATCAATGGCAGGCGACCAAACTTGACCGACTCGTAGGCGTAACCGATGCCCTGACTGCCGCTGGTGCAAGCGCTGGAGGTCGGGATCAGCCGGCCGGTGAGGCCGAAGAAGATGCTGATATTCGCCGCCGTTGTGTGCGGCATCATGCGCACATAGGAGTTGGCGTTCAGGCCCTCGGCCACCGAGTTGAGCAGCATGTTGCCGAACGCCTTGATCTCGTCGGTGCTGCCGGTGGATGAGCCGCAGGAGACGCCCATGCGCCCGTCTTTGATCGAGGGGTCACCCAACAGACCGGCATCGGCCAATGCCTGTTCTGCCGCGCCGACCGCCAGGCGCGAGACCCGGCCCATGCTGCGCAATTGTTTGCGGGTCCAGTGGCTCGGCACTTTGAAGTCATCGATCGGCCCCGCCAGGCGCGTGTTGAGTTCGGTGAAGCGATCCCACTCGTCCATCCGGCGGATGCCGCTGCGGTTGGCCGCGAAGTTGCCGGCGATGGTATCCCAATCGCTGCCCAGTGAGGTGATGCCGGCCATGCCGGTGACGACGACGCGCTTCATCAACACAGGCCTCCGTTAACGGCCAGAACCTGCCGGGTGATGTACGACGCTTCCGCCGATATCAGGAAATTCACCGCGCTGGCCACCTCTTCCGGGGTGCCCATGCGTTGTGCGGGGATCATTTTCATCATTTCTTCCACCGGCACGTTTTCATCGAGCATTGCGGTGTCGATCAAGCCGGGTGCGACACAGTTAACAGTAATTTTGCGCTTGCCCAACTCGATCGCCAACGCCTTCGCCGCGCCGATCAAACCGGCCTTGGAGGCGCTGTAGTTGACCTGTCCACGGTTGCCGATCAACCCGGAAACCGAGGTGATGCAAACAATCCGCCCGGCCGCGCGACGACGAATCATCGGCATCATCACCGGGTGCAGCACGTTGTAGAAACCGTCGAGGTTGGTGCGCATCACCACATCCCAATCATCCTCGCTCAGGGCTGGAAAAGCACCGTCGCGTGTCAGGCCGGCGTTCAGCACCACACCGTAATAGGCGCCATGGGTTTCCACGTCGGCTTCGAGAATGGCTTTGCAGTTGGCGCGATCGGACACGTCGAATTGCAGAATGCGCACATTGCGCCCCAAGGCTTCGATTTCGGCCTTCACGGCTTCAGCGTCCGCCAGGCCGCTGCGGCAATGCAGCACGATGTCATGCCCGGCCTGAGCCAGACGCAAAGCGATAGCGCGGCCGATGCCACGGCTGGAACCGGTGATCAGTACGGATTCAGTCATGGCTGGGTTCCTTGGGTTTCATGAAGGTATTGAGCGGCCTGAGGCGGACGGAACACGTTCAGACGAGCGGTGGCGTGAATGCCGGGGGCGGTGATGTGGCATTCGAACACGCCCATGCCGTTGTCGTCTTCCAGCGAGCGGATGCCGTGGATGGTCAGCTCGGTGCCGGCGGGAAAGTGCTCGACGTTGCATTCGAATTTGCGGGTGCCGAGCAGAAACCCCAGCTCCACCGCATCGCCACGCTGACGGGCATGGCAACCGGCGTAGGCGGCGACGCTCTGGGCCATCAGTTCGATGCCGACCCAGGCTGGCAGGCTGCCGTCCGGGCGGTTGAACAGGCCATCGGGTTTGACCGTGAGACGGGTGTGAATCTGCTCGTCATCGAACGACAGGATCTGTTCGATGAAGATCATGTCGCCAGCGTGCGGCAGCAGTTCGGCGATCGGCCAGTCAATCATGGGGCGTCTCCGATAATCAGGCTGACGTTGTTACCACCGAAGGCAAAGGAATTGCTCATCAGATAGCGAGGTGCAATGGACGTCAGGCGATCAGCCGGGGTCACCCAATTCAGGGCTGGCAATTCGGGATCCGGTTGGCCGTCCCAGACGTGAGGCGGCAGGGCGTGCTCGCGGTTGCCTGCACTCAGGCTCAACCAGCAGAACGCCGCTTCCAGTGCGCCGGCAGCGCCGAGGGTGTGGCCGGTCATGGGTTTGGTCGACGAACACGGCACGCCCGCCGGGAACAACGTCGCCACCGCCAGGCTTTCCATGGCGTCGTTGTGTTGGGTGGCGGTGCCGTGCAGGTTCAGGTAATCGATCTGTTGCGGTTGCAGTTGTGCTTGGCTCAAGGCTTTGCGCATCGCTTGCAGGGCGCCACGGCCGGTCGGTTCCGGCGCAGAAATGTGATGTGCATCGGAGCTGGCGCCACTGCCGAGCAGGGCAATCGGCTGGCTGTCGCCGACATTTTTGCTCATCAAAAACAGCACCGCCGCTTCGCCAATGTTGATGCCGTTACGGTTCACCGAAAACGGGTTGCAGCGTTGTTCAGACACCGCTTCCAGCGCCGAGAACCCATTGAGGGTCAACTTGCACAGGCTGTCGACACCGCCACACAGCACCGCGTCGCACACGCCCAGGTCCAGCAGTCGCTGAGCACTCATCAGCGCTCGGGCGCTGGAAGTGCAGGCCGTGGAGATCACATAGGCCGGGCCGCTCAGTTGCAGCCAGTCGGCGAGGAAGTTCGCCGGAGCGCCGAGTTCCTGTTGCTGGTAGTCGTAATCGGCCGGGAACTGATGCTCGCGGATGTAATGGGCCAGGCCACTGCTGGCTTCGTCGAT
It encodes:
- the hemE gene encoding uroporphyrinogen decarboxylase, translating into MTALKNDRFLRALLKQPVDVTPVWMMRQAGRYLPEYRASRAKAGDFMSLCMNPEFACEVTMQPLDRYPQLDAAILFSDILTIPDAMGQGLYFETGEGPRFKKVISTLADIEALPIPDPHKDLGYVMDAVSTIRRELNGRVPLIGFAGSPWTLATYMVEGGSSKDYRKTKTMLYDNPQALHLLLDKLAQTVTSYLNGQIMAGAQAVQIFDSWGGSLSAAAYQEFSLAYMRKIVSGLIREHEGRKVPVILFTKNGGLWLESIADAGADALGLDWTCDIGNARDRVGSKVALQGNMDPTVLYAKPEAIRTEVGRILASYGKGSGHVFNLGHGITPEVDPEHAGAFLRAVHELSAQYHE
- a CDS encoding FAD-dependent oxidoreductase, with amino-acid sequence MAERLNNDFQFIDVGRKDPKKKLLRQRKKEFVEIYEPFKPQHSADQAHRCLGCGNPYCEWKCPVHNFIPNWLKLVAEGNILQAAELSHQTNTLPEVCGRVCPQDRLCEGACTLNDGFGAVTIGSVEKYITDTAFAMGWRPDMSKVIPTGKRVAVIGAGPAGLGCADVLVRGGVTPVVFDKNPEIGGLLTFGIPEFKLEKTVLSNRREVFTGMGIEFRLNTEVGKDVTVEQLLEEYDAVFMGMGTYTYMKGGFAGEDLPGVHDALDFLIANVNRNLGFEKSPEDFVDMKGKKVVVLGGGDTAMDCNRTSIRQGAKSVTCAYRRDEANMPGSRKEVKNAKEEGVKFLYNRQPIAIVGEDRVEGVKVVETRLGEPDARGRRSPEPIPGSEEIIPADAVVIAFGFRPSPASWFEQHSIQTDSQGRVVAPEQGQYKHQTSNPKIFAGGDMVRGSDLVVTAIFEGRNAAEGILDYLGV
- a CDS encoding beta-ketoacyl-ACP synthase; amino-acid sequence: MKRVVVTGMAGITSLGSDWDTIAGNFAANRSGIRRMDEWDRFTELNTRLAGPIDDFKVPSHWTRKQLRSMGRVSRLAVGAAEQALADAGLLGDPSIKDGRMGVSCGSSTGSTDEIKAFGNMLLNSVAEGLNANSYVRMMPHTTAANISIFFGLTGRLIPTSSACTSGSQGIGYAYESVKFGRLPLMLAGGAEELCPTEAMVFDALYATSLKNDAPQTSPRPYDSGRDGLVIGEGSGMLVLEELEHALARGAHIHAELVGFGSNADGQHATRPEQVTMRRAMELALEDAGLQPSDIGYVNGHGTATEQGDIAETLATSALFGEHMPISSQKSFLGHTLGACGALESWFSIEMMNRDLYVHTLNLDDVDPHCGKLDYLRGEFRQMSNQYVMNNNFAFGGVNTSLIFKRWS
- the fabG gene encoding 3-oxoacyl-ACP reductase FabG; the protein is MTESVLITGSSRGIGRAIALRLAQAGHDIVLHCRSGLADAEAVKAEIEALGRNVRILQFDVSDRANCKAILEADVETHGAYYGVVLNAGLTRDGAFPALSEDDWDVVMRTNLDGFYNVLHPVMMPMIRRRAAGRIVCITSVSGLIGNRGQVNYSASKAGLIGAAKALAIELGKRKITVNCVAPGLIDTAMLDENVPVEEMMKMIPAQRMGTPEEVASAVNFLISAEASYITRQVLAVNGGLC
- a CDS encoding beta-ketoacyl-[acyl-carrier-protein] synthase family protein, which produces MTAYLNALGVICALGRDKSEVTRNLFAGDCSGMRYEAGWVAERSLPVAAVHGELAPIPAELAPQGTRNNQLLLEAALQIREDIDQAIQTYGRDRIGIVLGTSTSGIDEASSGLAHYIREHQFPADYDYQQQELGAPANFLADWLQLSGPAYVISTACTSSARALMSAQRLLDLGVCDAVLCGGVDSLCKLTLNGFSALEAVSEQRCNPFSVNRNGINIGEAAVLFLMSKNVGDSQPIALLGSGASSDAHHISAPEPTGRGALQAMRKALSQAQLQPQQIDYLNLHGTATQHNDAMESLAVATLFPAGVPCSSTKPMTGHTLGAAGALEAAFCWLSLSAGNREHALPPHVWDGQPDPELPALNWVTPADRLTSIAPRYLMSNSFAFGGNNVSLIIGDAP
- a CDS encoding LysR family transcriptional regulator, producing MELRHLRYFIAVAEELHFGRAAQVLGISQPPLSQQIQALEQEVGARLFERTNRRVELSEAGRLFLEEARLVLAQVDKATDVARRAQLGELGELKIGFTSSAPFNSTIPQAIFSFRQRFPAVHLNLREMSSTQVADALVDESIEVGIMRPLGLPDSLSVVELMREPLVAVLSSKHPLVTDSEEGLFLSALALEPFVFFPRSYGSGLYAQLLSLARDAGFSPHFAQEAGEAMTIIGLVAAGLGVSVLPASYQRMRIEGVVYRPLLDPEAVSAVWLVQRKDQKSPMAKAFVELLTRKVEPLKA
- a CDS encoding DUF6124 family protein — protein: MFKPTPNPPNSDPVTPSESTDSETRQPSKIFLIAPDIDNQTLLEYACESLASANVMASDFARYLEGSQCNTLLGIQQSIMLGELAVNRVLDNLDPP
- a CDS encoding hotdog family protein codes for the protein MIDWPIAELLPHAGDMIFIEQILSFDDEQIHTRLTVKPDGLFNRPDGSLPAWVGIELMAQSVAAYAGCHARQRGDAVELGFLLGTRKFECNVEHFPAGTELTIHGIRSLEDDNGMGVFECHITAPGIHATARLNVFRPPQAAQYLHETQGTQP
- a CDS encoding MFS transporter, with translation MKTAVAPLAHEVPPAAVDDVVAELKEIYIEKGTPMFMRTVLALFSGGFATFALLYCVQPMMPLLSHEYSINAAQSSLILSVATGMLAIGLLITGPISDRIGRKPVMVAALFAAALCTIASSMMPSWHGVLVMRALIGLSLSGLAAVAMTYLSEEIHPQHIGLAMGLYIGGNAIGGMCGRLIVGVLIDFVSWHTAMLVIGGLALIAAAVFWKILPESRNFRSRSLHPRSLLDGFTMHFRDAGLPLLFLEAFVLMGAFVTLFNYIGYRLLAEPYHMDQAFVGLLSVVYLSGIYSSAKIGALADQLGRRKVLWATILLMIAGLALTMFTPLPVVIIGMLIFTFGFFGAHSVASSWIGRRAIKAKGQASSLYLFSYYAGSSIAGTAGGVFWHMGGWNGIGLFIGGLLVIALLVALKLAKLPPLENVKA